In the Oncorhynchus gorbuscha isolate QuinsamMale2020 ecotype Even-year linkage group LG05, OgorEven_v1.0, whole genome shotgun sequence genome, one interval contains:
- the LOC124035401 gene encoding ceramide synthase 2-like, translated as MIDTLYEWIWWDRFWLPVNLTWADLEDRDGRVYAKASDLYVTLPYAIGFLLVRYLFERLIATPLAASVGIREKARLRVPDNPILKLYYLSHSRNPGQAVIDGLSKKSGWCVRQVERWFRKRRNQDRPGVLKKFREASWRFVFYLLALIGGVVSLYDKEWFYDTREVWNGFPKQTMLDSQYWYYILEMSFYGSLLFRVTFDVKRKDFKEQIIHHLATLTLLSFSWCVNYIRIGTLVMLIHDASDVLLESAKLFNYAKWERTCNSLFVVFAIVFMVTRLIIFPFWLIHCTWVYPTLQYPPFFGYYFFNVMLVVLLFLHIFWAYLILRMVKKFLAK; from the exons ATGATTGACACCCTATATGAGTGGATCTGGTGGGACCGCTTCTGGCTGCCAGTCAACCTGACCTGGGCGGACCTAGAGGACCGAGATGGGCGTGTCTACGCCAAAGCCTCTGACCTCTATGTGACGTTGCCTTACGCCATAGGCTTCCTACTGGTCAGATACCTGTTCGAAAG GTTGATAGCCACGCCTCTAGCAGCCTCAGTGGGGATCCGGGAGAAGGCCAGACTGAGAGTACCAGACAACCCCATCCTCAAACTCTACTATCTCTCTCACTCCAGAAACCCTGGCCAG GCAGTTATAGATGGTCTGTCTAAGAAGAGCGGCTGGTGCGTTAGGCAGGTGGAGCGCTGGTTCAGAAAGAGAAGAAACCAGGATCGTCCCGGAGTACTGAAGAAGTTCAGAGAGGCTAG TTGGAGGTTTGTGTTCTATCTGTTGGCGTTAATTGGAGGAGTTGTGTCCCTGTATGAT aaAGAATGGTTCTATGATACGAGGGAAGTGTGGAATGGATTTCcaaaacag actatGCTGGATTCTCAGTACTGGTACTACATCCTGGAGATGAGCTTCTATGGTTCGCTTCTCTTCAGAGTCACTTTTGATGTCAAGAGGAAG GACTTTAAGGAACAGATCATCCACCATTTGGCCaccctgacactgctgtccttcTCTTGGTGTGTCAACTACATCCGGATAGGAACCCTGGTGATGCTCATCCACGATGCCTCCGACGTCCTGCTAGAG TCTGCCAAGTTGTTTAACTACGCCAAATGGGAGAGAACCTGCAACAGTCTCTTTGTGGTGTTTGCCATTGTGTTCATGGTAACCCGACTGATCATCTTCCCATTCTG GCTGATCCACTGTACGTGGGTGTACCCCACACTCCAGTACCCCCCGTTCTTTGGTTACTACTTCTTCAACGTCATGCTGGTGGTCCTCCTGTTCCTGCACATCTTCTGGGCCTACCTCATCCTGCGCATGGTCAAGAAGTTTCTTGCAAAGTGA